The following are encoded in a window of Bos javanicus breed banteng chromosome 12, ARS-OSU_banteng_1.0, whole genome shotgun sequence genomic DNA:
- the SLC25A30 gene encoding kidney mitochondrial carrier protein 1: MSALNWKPFVYGGLASITAECGTFPIDLTKTRLQIQGQKNDANFKEIRYRGMLHALVRIGREEGLKALYSGIAPAMLRQASYGTIKIGTYQSLKRLFVERPEDETLLINVVCGILSGVISSSIANPTDVLKIRMQAQSSTLQGGMIGNFINIYQQEGTRGLWKGVSLTAQRAAIVVGVELPVYDLTKKHLILSGLMGDTVYTHFLSSFTCGLAGALASNPVDVVRTRMMNQRVLRDGKCPGYKGTLDCLLQTWKNEGFFALYKGFWPNWLRLGPWNIIFFVTYEQLKKLDL, from the exons ATGTCGGCCCTTAACTGGAAGCCCTTCGTGTACGGAGGCCTGGCCTCCATCACAGCGGAGTGCG GTACCTTTCCAATTGATTTAACCAAGACACGGCTCCAGATTCAAGGCCAGAAGAATGATGCAAACTTTAAAGAAATCAGGTATCGAGGAATGTTGCACGCATTAGTGAGGATAGGCAGAGAGGAAGGCCTGAAAGCGCTGTATTCGGG GATCGCCCCGGCAATGTTACGCCAGGCTTCCTATGGCACCATCAAGATAGGCACCTACCAGAGCTTAAAGCGGTTATTTGTCGAGCGTCCAGAAG ATGAAACCCTTTTGATAAATGTGGTCTGTGGGATTCTCTCTGGAGTCATATCCTCAAGCATTGCTAATCCAACGGATGTTTTGAAG ATACGGATGCAAGCTCAAAGCAGCACCCTTCAAGGAGGAATGATAGGCAACTTCATTAACATTTACCAGCAAGAGGGCACAAGAGGACTGTGGAAG GGCGTGTCCCTTACTGCTCAGAGGGCTGCTATTGTGGTCGGCGTGGAGCTGCCAGTCTACGACCTCACCAAGAAGCATCTGATTCTCTCAGGCCTGATGGGAGACACCGTGTATACCCATTTCCT CTCAAGCTTCACCTGTGGGCTGGCGGGAGCCCTGGCCTCAAACCCTGTGGATGTGGTGAGAACGCGTATGATGAACCAGAGAGTCCTCCGAGATGGCAAATGCCCTGGCTACAAAGGTACCCTGGATTGCTTGTTACAG ACATGGAAGAATGAAGGGTTTTTTGCTCTATATAAAGGGTTTTGGCCAAATTGGTTGAGACTTGGTCCTTGGAATATTATT TTCTTTGTGACCTATGAGCAGCTGAAGAAACTGGATTTGTGA